One window from the genome of Cryptomeria japonica chromosome 6, Sugi_1.0, whole genome shotgun sequence encodes:
- the LOC131072147 gene encoding homeobox-leucine zipper protein HDG1 — translation MPCAPMAQTHITGAAGVNSRYPNPFSPSGLSLTLASGQDKNKESISHHSQSYESSDNMDDSEDDVAELSHPRKKRYHRHTPQQIQEMESLFKEFPHPDEKQRKQLSRKLGLAPRQVKFWFQNRRTQLKATQERHENSLLRHEIEQLRAENMSLRESIRNPTCSGCGGPAVNGENTAIDEQQLRTENERLKDELARLCAFVGKMYGRSSPPLTSMPNSSLDLGGGSNDLGGLHSASFPSINDLIRDRSMVLLSIERSKVAELAVAAMDELMKIGQMAEPLWVRSPEAGVETLDHEEYSREFPRLIGPKPIGHKTEATRETSIVVMKSSTIVDTLINVNRWMEMFPCIISRANTVDVISSGVGGTRNGALQLMYAELQVLSPLVPTREIYFARFCKQHDDGLWGVVDVSVDCLLNNPDASLVKCRKRPSGCLLRDMPNGRSKVIWVEHAEHDNIGVHRIFRSVVNSGMAFGAQRWLATLQRQCERIAFLAATNTPIPARDITAVTTPSGRRSMMKLAERMTNKFCGGVSASSRHSWTKLSHGNGNGNGEDDIHVMTRKNVDSPGEPTGVILSAATSIWLPVSPDRLFEFLRDERLRNEWDILSSGSPIQEITNITKGKDRGNSVSLLSATNDNESNTLILQESSRDSYGSIVVYTPVDIPAIHQVMNGQESNNVALLPSGFAILPDGPECRPHSNPPVGGSLLTIAFQILVNNLPTAKLTMESVKTVNDLISCTTKKIKAALRCDDT, via the exons ATGCCTTGTGCTCCAATGGCACAAACTCATATTACTGGTGCTGCTGGGGTCAATTCTAGATACCCCAATCCATTTTCCCCATCTGGACTGTCTCTGACTTTG GCAAGTGGCCAAGATAAGAACAAAGAGAGTATTAGTCATCATTCTCAATCTTATGAAAGCAGTGACAACATGGATGATTCTGAAGACGATGTTGCAGAGCTCAGTCACCCTCGAAAGAAAAGATATCATAGGCACACTCCCCAGCAAATTCAAGAAATGGAATC ACTTTTCAAGGAATTCCCACATCCTGATGAGAAGCAGAGGAAACAACTTAGCAGAAAATTGGGTCTTGCTCCTCGACAAGTTAAATTCTGGTTCCAGAATCGTCGAACACAGTTGAAA GCTACACAAGAGCGACATGAAAACTCCCTCTTGCGGCATGAAATTGAACAGCTTCGGGCTGAGAATATGTCACTCAGAGAATCAATCAGAAATCCAACCTGCTCAGGTTGTGGAGGGCCTGCAGTTAATGGAGAGAACACGGCAATTGATGAACAACAGTTGCGCACAGAGAATGAACGCTTGAAAGATGAG CTAGCTAGGCTTTGTGCTTTTGTGGGGAAGATGTATGGTAGATCCAGCCCTCCCCTGACATCCATGCCCAATTCTTCTCTAGACCTTGGAGGGGGTTCAAATGATTTGGGTGGACTGCATTCAGCTTCATTTCCTTCTATCAATGATTTAATAAGGGATCGGTCAATGGTACTGTTGAGCATTGAAAGATCTAAAGTTGCAGAGCTGGCAGTAGCAGCCATGGATGAGCTAATGAAAATAGGTCAAATGGCAGAACCTCTGTGGGTAAGAAGCCCGGAAGCGGGAGTGGAAACTTTGGACCATGAAGAATATTCAAGAGAATTCCCAAGGCTTATTGGACCAAAACCTATTGGCCACAAAACAGAAGCCACCAGAGAAACCAGCATAGTTGTCATGAAGAGCTCCACCATAGTTGACACTCTCATCAATGTT AACCGTTGGATGGAGATGTTCCCATGCATAATATCTAGAGCAAATACAGTTGATGTGATTTCCAGTGGTGTGGGTGGCACTAGGAATGGTGCATTGCAACTG ATGTATGCTGAACTGCAAGTTCTGTCGCCTCTTGTTCCAACACGAGAGATTTATTTTGCCAGATTCTGCAAACAGCACGATGATGGCCTGTGGGGTGTAGTCGATGTTTCAGTTGATTGCCTTTTAAACAACCCAGATGCATCTTTAGTCAAATGCAGGAAACGCCCATCTGGTTGCCTGCTAAGGGATATGCCAAATGGCCGTTCAAAG GTTATATGGGTGGAGCATGCAGAACATGATAATATTGGGGTGCACAGGATATTTCGTTCAGTGGTAAATAGTGGGATGGCCTTTGGAGCACAACGTTGGCTTGCAACACTGCAGCGCCAGTGTGAAAGGATTGCATTCCTTGCAGCAACGAACACTCCTATTCCTGCCAGAGATATTACTG CTGTTACAACGCCCAGCGGCCGCAGGAGCATGATGAAACTTGCTGAGAGGATGACAAATAAATTCTGTGGTGGAGTGAGTGCATCTAGCAGGCACTCTTGGACTAAACTTTCTCATGGTAATGGTAATGGTAATGGTGAGGATGATATCCATGTAATGACAAGGAAGAATGTTGATAGTCCTGGGGAGCCTACAGGTGTAATTCTCAGTGCGGCAACATCTATATGGCTTCCCGTTTCTCCAGATCGATTGTTTGAGTTCTTGAGAGATGAGAGACTTAGAAATGAG TGGGATATACTCTCCAGTGGAAGCCCAATACAAGAAATTACCAACATAACCAAAGGAAAAGATCGAGGCAATAGTGTCTCTCTTCTTAGT GCAACAAATGACAATGAAAGCAACACATTAATCCTCCAAGAGAGTAGCAGAGACAGTTATGGGTCGATAGTGGTTTATACTCCAGTTGACATCCCTGCCATTCATCAAGTTATGAATGGTCAGGAATCCAACAATGTAGCTCTCCTTCCTTCAGGTTTCGCTATTCTTCCAGATGGACCTGAATGCAGGCCTCACAGCAACCCTCCTGTGGGAGGATCTCTCTTGACTattgcatttcaaattttggtaaacaatctgCCCACCGCCAAGCTGACCATGGAATCTGTGAAGACTGTCAATGATCTCATTTCATGTACTACCAAGAAAATAAAAGCAGCTCTAAGATGTGATGATACCTGA